The following proteins come from a genomic window of Micromonospora zamorensis:
- a CDS encoding Fpg/Nei family DNA glycosylase has product MPEGHTIHRLAARHAELFAGDKLHAASPQGRFADGAARLTGTVLESTEAYGKHLLHHYAGELTLHVHLGLYGKFTDGPGEPPEPVGQVRLRLASDRHWLDLRGPTACELITPPEVAALRDRLGPDPLRTDADPERAYARISRSPTPLAALLLDQSVVAGTGLIFVTEALFRAGLPPTMPGRGLTRANWDALWVDLVGLMRLAVEHGRIDTVRDAHLPEAMGRPARVDRHGGEVYVYRRPGAPCHVCGTEVSRGELAGRNLYWCRTCQAV; this is encoded by the coding sequence GTGCCAGAGGGACACACGATCCATCGCCTGGCGGCTCGGCACGCCGAGCTGTTCGCCGGGGACAAGCTGCATGCCGCGAGCCCGCAGGGCCGCTTCGCCGACGGCGCCGCCCGGCTCACCGGGACGGTGCTGGAGAGCACCGAGGCGTACGGCAAGCACCTGCTGCACCACTACGCCGGTGAGCTGACCCTGCACGTACACCTCGGGCTGTACGGCAAGTTCACCGACGGCCCGGGGGAGCCGCCGGAGCCGGTCGGTCAGGTGCGGCTGCGACTCGCCAGCGATCGGCACTGGCTCGACCTGCGCGGACCCACGGCCTGCGAGCTGATCACCCCACCCGAGGTGGCCGCACTGCGGGACCGCCTCGGACCGGACCCGCTGCGCACCGACGCCGACCCGGAGCGGGCGTACGCCCGGATCTCGCGCAGCCCCACGCCCCTCGCCGCGCTGCTGCTGGACCAGTCGGTGGTGGCCGGCACCGGGCTGATCTTCGTGACCGAGGCGTTGTTCCGGGCCGGCCTGCCGCCGACGATGCCCGGCCGAGGGCTCACGCGGGCCAACTGGGACGCGCTCTGGGTCGACCTGGTCGGGCTGATGCGACTCGCGGTCGAGCACGGCCGCATCGACACCGTGCGCGACGCGCACCTGCCGGAGGCGATGGGCCGGCCGGCGCGGGTGGACCGGCACGGTGGCGAGGTGTACGTCTACCGCCGCCCCGGCGCGCCCTGCCACGTCTGCGGCACCGAAGTCAGCCGCGGCGAGCTGGCCGGCCGCAACCTGTACTGGTGCCGGACCTGCCAGGCCGTCTGA
- a CDS encoding sulfite exporter TauE/SafE family protein, with protein sequence MVRIPSLSRRSEPAPTRDENLDGRIDDRDTPVDSGRDSATQTDVDQPGDGERSRPVVTDRDADQTTYRSAAATDDQPGDQAGNQPGEAERRAAERAAVARAATARPAESTTATARPVETEPRSGAASPVVTEPRPGTDPTTGRTADRDADLDGTPRRPDTTDRVTTDRPVDPTPDTTAPEPPVTRGPKPRASLLATLGLIVAVAGAMFVLTGTLAGYGIGLGAFGAVLSVLGLMATRRRHVAGKTDALFGVLIGLAAVVIGVLAMTGQFDWPTTDGDWVQRFREWLDSQFVDRF encoded by the coding sequence GTGGTCAGGATTCCTTCGCTGTCCCGCCGGTCCGAGCCGGCACCGACGCGGGACGAGAACCTCGACGGTCGCATCGACGACCGCGACACCCCGGTCGACAGCGGCCGGGACAGCGCAACCCAGACCGACGTGGACCAGCCCGGGGACGGCGAGCGCAGTCGCCCCGTGGTCACCGATCGGGACGCAGACCAGACGACGTACCGCAGCGCCGCCGCAACCGACGACCAGCCCGGCGATCAGGCCGGCAACCAGCCCGGCGAGGCCGAGCGGCGGGCCGCCGAGCGGGCCGCGGTAGCCCGCGCCGCCACCGCCCGACCCGCGGAGAGCACAACTGCCACCGCCCGTCCGGTGGAGACGGAGCCGCGCAGCGGCGCCGCCAGCCCGGTCGTGACCGAGCCCCGGCCCGGCACCGACCCGACCACGGGGCGCACGGCCGACCGGGACGCCGACCTCGACGGCACGCCCCGGCGACCCGACACGACGGACCGGGTCACCACCGACCGCCCGGTCGACCCGACCCCGGACACGACCGCGCCCGAGCCGCCGGTGACGCGGGGCCCGAAGCCGCGGGCCAGCCTGCTCGCCACCCTCGGCCTGATCGTCGCCGTGGCCGGTGCGATGTTCGTGCTGACCGGCACCCTGGCCGGGTACGGCATCGGGCTCGGCGCGTTCGGCGCGGTGCTCTCGGTGCTCGGCCTGATGGCCACCCGCCGCCGGCACGTCGCCGGCAAGACCGACGCGCTCTTCGGCGTGCTGATCGGGCTGGCCGCCGTGGTGATCGGGGTGCTGGCGATGACCGGCCAGTTCGACTGGCCGACCACCGACGGCGACTGGGTGCAGCGCTTCCGTGAGTGGCTTGACTCACAGTTTGTCGATCGTTTCTAG
- the ddaH gene encoding dimethylargininase: MDATSQRLLMCRPTYFAVDYAINPWMDPTAPVDAALAVRQWEQLRQTYRDLGHTVEEITPVPGLPDMVFAANGGTVIDGKAMAVQFRDPQRADEAPAYRAWFEDAGFEMYDPKHVNEGEGDVLLAGDHLLAGTGFRTAHASHAQLQEVFGYPVITMQLVDPRFYHLDTALTVLDERTVAYLPEAFSPGSQAVLRRLFPDAVHATMADAEVLGLNAVSDGRHVVLPAQATDLAAKLRDRGYETIGVDLSELRKAGGGPKCCTLRLRQGKASK, from the coding sequence ATGGACGCCACCAGCCAGCGCCTGTTGATGTGCCGGCCGACGTACTTCGCCGTCGATTACGCGATCAACCCCTGGATGGACCCGACCGCGCCGGTCGACGCCGCGCTGGCCGTCCGGCAGTGGGAGCAGCTGCGCCAGACGTACCGCGACCTGGGCCACACCGTCGAGGAGATCACTCCGGTGCCTGGCCTGCCCGACATGGTCTTCGCCGCCAACGGTGGCACCGTGATCGACGGCAAGGCGATGGCCGTGCAGTTCCGCGACCCGCAGCGGGCCGACGAGGCACCGGCGTACCGCGCCTGGTTCGAGGACGCTGGCTTCGAGATGTACGACCCGAAGCACGTCAACGAGGGCGAGGGCGACGTCCTGCTGGCCGGTGACCACCTGCTGGCCGGCACCGGCTTCCGCACGGCGCACGCCTCGCACGCCCAGTTGCAGGAGGTCTTCGGCTACCCGGTGATCACCATGCAGCTGGTCGACCCGCGCTTCTACCACCTGGACACCGCGCTGACCGTGCTCGACGAGCGGACCGTGGCGTACCTGCCCGAGGCGTTCTCCCCCGGCAGCCAGGCCGTGCTGCGCCGGCTCTTCCCCGACGCGGTGCACGCCACCATGGCCGACGCCGAGGTGCTGGGCCTGAACGCGGTGAGCGACGGCCGGCACGTGGTGCTGCCCGCGCAGGCCACCGACCTGGCCGCCAAGCTGCGCGACCGGGGCTACGAAACCATCGGGGTCGACCTGTCCGAGCTACGTAAGGCCGGCGGCGGACCGAAGTGCTGCACGCTGCGACTCCGTCAGGGAAAGGCAAGCAAGTGA
- the rocD gene encoding ornithine--oxo-acid transaminase — MVDDKLRTPGAVRDAERWTAHNYHPLPVVISSAEGAWLTDVDGRRYLDCLAGYSALNFGHRHPQLIAAAHAQLDRLTLTSRAFIHDQFADFCRELAELCGKDLVLPMNTGAEAVETGIKVARKWGYQVKGVPAGQANIVVAEGNFHGRTTTIVSFSTDEDARADFGPYTPGFTVVPYGDLDALTAAIDENTVAVLLEPIQGEQGVVVPPEGYLPGVRQVCTERNVLFIADEIQSGLGRTGKTFACDHEGVVPDMYLLGKALGGGIVPVSAVAANADVLGVLKPGQHGSTFGGNPLACAVAIEVVRLLATGEFQRRSAELGERLRVGLEGLVGKGLVGVRVRGLWAGLDIDPALMTGREACERLAARGVLAKDTHGSTIRLAPPLVITEDEIDLAVAQLAEVLAS, encoded by the coding sequence ATCGTGGATGACAAGCTGCGTACGCCGGGCGCGGTCCGGGACGCCGAGCGCTGGACGGCGCACAACTACCACCCGCTGCCGGTGGTGATCTCGTCCGCGGAGGGTGCCTGGCTCACCGACGTGGACGGCCGGCGTTACCTGGACTGCCTGGCCGGCTACTCGGCGCTGAACTTCGGCCACCGGCACCCACAGCTGATCGCCGCCGCGCACGCACAACTGGACCGGCTCACGCTGACCAGCCGTGCGTTCATCCACGACCAGTTCGCCGACTTCTGCCGGGAGCTGGCCGAGCTGTGCGGCAAGGACCTGGTGCTGCCGATGAACACCGGCGCCGAGGCGGTCGAGACCGGGATCAAGGTGGCCCGCAAGTGGGGCTACCAGGTCAAGGGCGTGCCCGCCGGGCAGGCCAACATCGTGGTCGCCGAGGGCAACTTCCACGGCCGGACCACCACCATCGTGAGCTTCTCCACCGACGAGGACGCCCGCGCCGACTTCGGGCCGTACACCCCGGGGTTCACTGTCGTGCCCTACGGCGACCTGGACGCGCTGACCGCCGCGATCGACGAGAACACCGTTGCCGTGCTGCTGGAGCCGATCCAGGGCGAGCAGGGCGTGGTGGTGCCGCCCGAGGGCTACCTGCCGGGCGTACGCCAGGTCTGCACCGAGCGCAACGTGCTCTTCATCGCGGACGAGATCCAGTCGGGTCTGGGGCGTACCGGCAAGACCTTCGCCTGTGACCACGAGGGCGTCGTGCCGGACATGTATCTGCTCGGCAAGGCGCTCGGCGGCGGCATCGTGCCGGTCTCCGCGGTGGCCGCGAACGCCGACGTGCTGGGCGTGCTCAAGCCCGGCCAGCACGGCTCCACCTTCGGCGGCAACCCGCTCGCCTGCGCGGTCGCCATCGAGGTGGTGCGGCTGCTCGCCACCGGCGAGTTCCAGCGCCGCTCCGCGGAGCTGGGTGAACGGCTGCGGGTCGGCCTGGAGGGTCTGGTCGGCAAGGGTCTGGTCGGGGTACGCGTCCGCGGTCTGTGGGCCGGTCTGGACATCGACCCGGCGCTGATGACCGGCCGGGAGGCCTGTGAGCGGCTCGCCGCGCGCGGTGTGCTCGCCAAGGACACCCACGGCTCCACCATCCGGCTCGCCCCGCCACTGGTGATCACCGAGGACGAGATCGACCTGGCGGTGGCCCAGCTGGCCGAGGTGCTGGCCAGCTGA
- a CDS encoding FHA domain-containing protein encodes MRFEISKVLDAIEGRVCTDPSLARAVIDLAEVIRYQDIDGGRPASLLRLGMVIDALSRELEEDSVQVYAVVHRALLSDADLTSNERMVVRRWADDGLVEVLDNPGDRMLEVADLLGLPVLSRVRFDGLRGRFPWLVEQPGRVVAPVPGAGGPVFIAHVGGGHSPVAGKRSPTGVKLLARQWRCPESGCALFGGGGGGGAFADLAGGADRSPAAQPPPALRNGVPTCPRHGVRLGDGGPRPRSEVLAVRVGGLVRRRFVLSEDQPVVAGRAPEQEGGIMLGQWLNDEARRWISRGHVHFELRVGEVIVTDVSTNGSGIRPAGSMAESDRIPLAPQQSRVLGENDMVELYPGVQIGRAEELPTGAPFTPTSVMAEAPTMAMRLPRP; translated from the coding sequence ATGAGATTCGAGATCAGCAAGGTTCTGGACGCCATCGAGGGGCGGGTCTGCACCGACCCGTCGCTGGCCCGGGCGGTCATCGACCTGGCAGAGGTGATCCGCTATCAGGACATCGACGGCGGACGGCCGGCCAGCCTGCTGCGCCTCGGCATGGTCATCGACGCGCTCTCCCGCGAGTTGGAGGAGGACAGCGTCCAGGTCTACGCGGTGGTGCACCGGGCGTTGCTCTCCGACGCCGACCTCACCTCCAACGAGCGGATGGTCGTCCGCCGCTGGGCCGACGACGGGCTCGTCGAGGTGCTCGACAACCCGGGTGACCGGATGTTGGAGGTCGCCGACCTGCTCGGGTTGCCGGTGCTCAGCCGGGTGCGCTTCGACGGGCTGCGCGGTCGGTTCCCGTGGCTGGTCGAGCAACCCGGTCGGGTGGTCGCGCCGGTGCCGGGCGCCGGCGGGCCGGTGTTCATCGCGCACGTCGGTGGTGGGCACTCGCCGGTTGCCGGCAAGCGTTCGCCGACCGGGGTGAAGCTGCTGGCCCGCCAGTGGCGTTGCCCGGAGTCGGGCTGCGCGCTGTTCGGTGGCGGTGGTGGGGGTGGCGCGTTCGCCGACCTGGCCGGGGGTGCCGACCGCAGCCCCGCGGCGCAGCCGCCGCCCGCGCTGCGCAACGGCGTACCAACCTGCCCCCGACACGGCGTACGGCTCGGTGACGGCGGGCCTCGCCCACGTTCGGAGGTGCTCGCGGTGCGGGTCGGCGGCCTGGTCCGGCGGCGGTTCGTGCTCAGCGAGGACCAGCCGGTGGTGGCCGGCCGGGCACCCGAGCAGGAAGGCGGGATCATGCTCGGGCAGTGGCTCAACGACGAGGCACGGCGATGGATCAGCCGTGGTCACGTCCATTTCGAGCTGCGGGTCGGTGAGGTCATCGTGACCGACGTCAGCACCAACGGCTCGGGCATCCGGCCGGCCGGTTCGATGGCCGAGTCGGACCGGATCCCCCTGGCACCTCAGCAGTCCCGGGTGTTGGGCGAGAACGACATGGTGGAGTTGTACCCCGGGGTGCAGATCGGTCGGGCCGAGGAACTGCCCACCGGTGCCCCGTTCACCCCCACGTCGGTGATGGCCGAGGCTCCGACGATGGCCATGCGCCTACCCCGTCCCTGA
- a CDS encoding 4a-hydroxytetrahydrobiopterin dehydratase, with protein sequence MADLLTADAVREELGGLTDWSGDPTGIGRTAQLGSFPAAIAVVDRVATVAEELDHHPDIDIRWRTLTFRCVTHSAGGVTHRDIELARRIDDIVRSAA encoded by the coding sequence ATGGCAGACCTGCTCACCGCGGACGCGGTGCGAGAAGAGCTGGGCGGGCTGACCGACTGGTCGGGTGACCCGACCGGCATCGGTCGTACCGCCCAGCTCGGCAGTTTCCCGGCGGCCATCGCGGTGGTGGACCGGGTGGCGACGGTGGCCGAGGAGCTCGACCACCATCCCGACATCGACATCCGATGGCGGACCCTGACCTTCCGCTGTGTCACGCACTCGGCCGGTGGGGTCACCCACCGCGACATCGAGCTGGCCCGGCGGATCGACGACATCGTCCGGAGCGCGGCATGA
- a CDS encoding fatty acid desaturase family protein, producing the protein MALGAVAEPPVQRRGSDYAQLSRRISQAGLLERRPGWYVARIVLTLGAFVAGWVAVFLLGDSWWQLPLAALMAVATTQVAFLGHDAGHRQMFRRRGPSELVGLFAGNAAVGISFGWWVDKHNRHHANPNHEDEDPDVGAGALVWTPEQALETRGINRWMAKRQAYLFFPMLLLEGLSLHVASIRAIVGRDSDGRYTTPMRRRAVEAVLLVAHTAAYVALLLAVMSPIKALLFAVVHQALWGFYMGCSFAPNHKGMPMPTAEDELDFLRKQVLTSRNVRGSWLVDATLGGLNYQIEHHLFPNMPRANLRRAQPIVRAYCAEQGIPYAETGLVESYRQALGHLHEVGQPLRG; encoded by the coding sequence ATGGCGCTCGGAGCGGTGGCGGAACCGCCGGTACAACGGCGAGGCAGTGACTACGCACAGTTGTCCCGTCGGATCAGCCAGGCGGGCCTGCTGGAGCGGCGCCCCGGCTGGTACGTCGCCCGCATCGTGCTCACCCTCGGAGCCTTCGTGGCCGGCTGGGTGGCCGTGTTCCTGCTCGGCGACTCCTGGTGGCAGCTGCCCCTCGCGGCCCTGATGGCGGTGGCCACCACCCAGGTCGCGTTCCTCGGTCACGACGCCGGGCACCGTCAGATGTTCCGTCGGCGCGGTCCCAGCGAGCTGGTGGGGTTGTTCGCCGGCAACGCGGCGGTGGGAATCAGCTTCGGCTGGTGGGTCGACAAGCACAACCGGCACCACGCCAACCCGAACCACGAGGACGAGGACCCGGACGTGGGCGCGGGCGCGCTGGTGTGGACGCCCGAGCAGGCCCTGGAGACCCGTGGGATCAACCGCTGGATGGCCAAGCGGCAGGCGTACCTCTTCTTCCCGATGCTCCTTCTCGAGGGTCTGAGCCTGCACGTGGCGAGCATCCGGGCGATCGTCGGGCGTGACTCGGACGGCCGATACACCACCCCGATGCGGCGCCGGGCGGTCGAGGCCGTGCTGCTCGTCGCACACACCGCCGCCTACGTGGCACTGCTGTTGGCGGTCATGTCGCCGATCAAGGCGCTGCTCTTCGCCGTCGTGCACCAGGCGCTGTGGGGTTTCTACATGGGTTGCTCGTTCGCGCCCAACCACAAGGGCATGCCGATGCCGACCGCCGAGGACGAGCTGGACTTCCTGCGTAAGCAGGTGCTGACCTCCCGCAACGTGCGGGGTAGCTGGCTGGTGGACGCCACGTTGGGCGGGCTCAACTACCAGATCGAGCACCACCTGTTCCCGAACATGCCCCGCGCCAACCTGCGGCGGGCGCAACCGATCGTCCGCGCCTACTGCGCGGAGCAGGGCATCCCGTACGCGGAGACCGGGCTGGTCGAGTCGTACCGGCAGGCGCTCGGTCACCTGCATGAGGTGGGACAGCCGCTGCGCGGCTGA
- a CDS encoding SCO7613 C-terminal domain-containing membrane protein, with protein sequence MDDTRYPCPACGAPADLTVGCTGCSRAPDPTAAEVVRLSREIAQLEPQVQRARHAYTELAGRLSTLSRRRSELAAVVRAGLAASAGARPAPLVGPVPALVPVAAPGAAETSTRTVQGLLFVLGGLLLGTAAVVFTAVAWAAVGVGGRASILAALTALALAVPLLAVRRGLRGTAETFAAVGLLLVVLDGYAAWSVDLAGVAGWPGSRYAALVGGASAAVAVAYGRWSGLTGPWFAALLAAQPVLPLLAVGAEPGAAGWSLVLLGVALVNLAVLAALRGRDGVALLVGRVSAGIGHVAALVGAAGCALTPLILGRAAGSHLLAGLPLLLVALTGFGAAWLVGGRALRAVAAGLLVPVLAAALLRPVAELRPSLLLLASATVALGLAAAVRILPVRSGAEVAGAGGWRTGPRAGALLVAAGTAQVAALVTVVLAVAAAGRSLPPWRGAGRGPDLDWGWQLAPAVALGVGATVLLLPRRARAALATAGAVAVLLALPAGWSATWPQVLAVDLVGGVALLLAVLIRPATHLASLLTRALGGAVLLGHGLLVALAAPAGVLVTLGVIAVVGLALAVRRGAGPYRQVAGGGLLVAQLALPGIAVVASFAVGAPPWWQARFALIAAGLPLVAVLAARRQRVELIGYAVTGALVAMTVPGLAPLVVAGNEPIALYAALAALGVAFVVRWDRQEAVTHRSGGSGQQPVGGPAVGGSSVGGPTIPLSVPVVVAGGALAVVAVLAALPRVLTALVSPYGDTGRVWSGVPTVVAEPAALPVALALVVLAVAAVVAGRRVRPPVLPALPFAAAALPVLLVAVGAPWPVLPAAVLLAGSAALLLAALAAPRPGLAPIAVPLGVVLVASGVAGLLATRAGSLAAEGVLLVVAVVVAVGGRTVEVRVAGCLAAVGAASALAVTASLVGGLPLRAAAYPLLAVAALVLAVAAATTPARGLVGRVLDAAAQAVALVAAVLTVEAARHLATVCVLWGAAVALRLLRRGEPAGRRWAFAGIAAASELLGAWVLLAAGGVTVLEAYTLPAAALALGAGLLALRTRPGLTSWPALGPGLVAALLPSLVSVLTGPDPQPVRRLLLGAAALGAVLAGATRRWQAPVLLGGGVLTLLALHELARGWDLLPRWIYLGVGGLALVGLAATYERRRRDVARLRAAVGRLG encoded by the coding sequence GTGGACGACACCCGCTATCCCTGCCCCGCCTGCGGTGCTCCGGCCGACCTGACCGTCGGTTGCACCGGCTGTTCCCGTGCACCCGACCCGACCGCCGCCGAGGTGGTCCGGCTGAGCCGCGAGATCGCCCAGCTTGAGCCGCAGGTGCAACGGGCTCGTCACGCGTACACCGAGCTGGCTGGTCGCCTGTCGACCCTGTCGCGGCGGCGATCCGAGCTGGCGGCGGTCGTCCGTGCCGGGTTGGCCGCCTCCGCCGGGGCACGCCCGGCGCCCCTCGTCGGGCCGGTGCCAGCTCTCGTCCCGGTCGCGGCGCCGGGCGCGGCCGAAACCTCGACCCGGACCGTCCAGGGTCTGCTCTTCGTCCTCGGTGGACTCCTGCTGGGCACCGCGGCGGTCGTGTTCACAGCGGTGGCCTGGGCGGCGGTGGGAGTCGGCGGACGGGCGTCGATCCTGGCCGCGCTCACCGCGCTCGCGCTCGCCGTGCCGCTGCTGGCGGTCCGTCGAGGGTTGCGGGGCACCGCGGAGACCTTCGCCGCTGTGGGTCTGCTGCTGGTGGTGCTGGACGGTTACGCGGCCTGGTCGGTGGACCTGGCCGGGGTGGCCGGTTGGCCGGGCAGCCGGTACGCCGCGCTGGTCGGGGGGGCCAGCGCGGCGGTCGCCGTCGCGTACGGCCGGTGGAGCGGGTTGACCGGGCCCTGGTTCGCCGCGCTGCTGGCCGCCCAGCCGGTGCTGCCGCTGCTCGCCGTCGGGGCCGAACCGGGTGCCGCCGGTTGGTCACTGGTCCTGCTCGGGGTGGCACTGGTGAACCTGGCCGTGCTGGCCGCATTGCGCGGCCGGGACGGGGTGGCGCTGCTCGTCGGCAGGGTGTCGGCCGGGATCGGTCACGTCGCCGCTCTCGTCGGTGCCGCTGGCTGCGCCCTGACGCCGCTGATCCTCGGACGGGCGGCAGGGTCGCATCTGCTGGCCGGGCTGCCGCTGCTGCTGGTCGCGTTGACCGGGTTCGGTGCGGCCTGGCTGGTCGGCGGGCGGGCGCTGCGGGCGGTGGCCGCCGGGCTGCTGGTGCCGGTGCTCGCCGCCGCCCTGCTGCGCCCGGTGGCCGAGCTGCGGCCGTCCCTGCTGCTGCTCGCGTCGGCGACGGTGGCGCTCGGGCTGGCCGCCGCGGTGCGGATCCTGCCGGTCAGGTCCGGAGCGGAGGTGGCGGGCGCCGGTGGTTGGCGGACCGGCCCGCGCGCCGGGGCGCTGCTGGTCGCGGCGGGCACGGCCCAGGTGGCCGCGCTGGTCACCGTCGTGCTGGCGGTCGCCGCCGCAGGCCGGTCGCTGCCGCCGTGGCGGGGGGCCGGCAGGGGACCGGATCTGGACTGGGGCTGGCAGCTCGCACCCGCCGTGGCGTTGGGGGTCGGCGCGACGGTGCTGCTGCTGCCCCGGCGGGCCCGAGCGGCGCTCGCCACGGCCGGCGCGGTGGCGGTGCTGCTGGCCCTGCCGGCCGGGTGGTCGGCCACCTGGCCGCAGGTCCTCGCCGTCGACCTGGTCGGCGGGGTCGCGCTGCTGCTCGCCGTCCTGATCCGCCCGGCGACCCACCTGGCCTCCCTGCTCACCCGCGCGCTCGGCGGTGCCGTCCTGCTCGGGCACGGGCTGTTGGTCGCCCTGGCCGCCCCGGCCGGTGTGCTGGTGACGCTCGGCGTCATCGCCGTGGTCGGGCTGGCACTGGCCGTCCGGCGGGGCGCCGGGCCGTACCGGCAGGTGGCCGGCGGCGGTCTGCTGGTCGCGCAGCTCGCGCTGCCCGGGATCGCGGTGGTGGCGTCGTTCGCCGTTGGCGCGCCGCCCTGGTGGCAGGCGCGGTTCGCGCTGATCGCCGCCGGGCTGCCGCTGGTCGCGGTGCTCGCGGCGCGTCGCCAGCGGGTGGAGCTGATCGGGTACGCGGTGACCGGCGCGCTGGTCGCCATGACCGTGCCCGGCCTCGCCCCGCTGGTCGTGGCGGGGAACGAGCCGATCGCGCTGTACGCCGCGCTGGCGGCGCTGGGGGTCGCCTTCGTCGTCCGCTGGGATCGGCAGGAGGCCGTCACCCACCGGTCGGGCGGGTCGGGCCAGCAGCCGGTCGGGGGGCCGGCGGTCGGGGGATCGTCGGTCGGGGGGCCGACGATTCCCCTGTCGGTCCCGGTGGTGGTGGCGGGCGGCGCTCTGGCGGTGGTCGCCGTGCTGGCGGCTCTGCCGAGGGTGCTGACCGCGCTCGTGTCGCCGTACGGCGACACGGGACGGGTCTGGTCGGGGGTGCCCACTGTCGTCGCCGAGCCGGCAGCGCTGCCCGTCGCGTTGGCGCTGGTGGTGCTGGCGGTGGCCGCCGTGGTCGCCGGCCGGCGGGTCCGCCCACCGGTGCTGCCCGCGCTGCCGTTCGCCGCGGCGGCGCTGCCGGTGCTGCTCGTCGCGGTCGGCGCGCCGTGGCCGGTGCTGCCTGCCGCCGTGCTGCTCGCCGGATCGGCCGCGCTGCTGCTCGCCGCTCTGGCCGCGCCCCGCCCAGGGCTCGCACCGATCGCCGTACCGCTGGGTGTGGTGCTGGTCGCCTCCGGTGTGGCGGGGCTGCTCGCCACCCGAGCCGGTTCGCTCGCCGCCGAGGGGGTGCTGTTGGTGGTGGCGGTGGTCGTCGCCGTCGGGGGGCGCACGGTCGAGGTGCGGGTCGCCGGTTGTCTCGCGGCGGTGGGTGCGGCGTCCGCGTTGGCGGTGACGGCCTCGCTGGTCGGAGGGCTGCCGTTGCGGGCCGCCGCGTACCCCCTGTTGGCGGTGGCCGCGCTGGTGCTGGCTGTCGCCGCCGCGACCACCCCGGCGCGGGGTCTGGTCGGGCGGGTGCTGGACGCTGCCGCGCAGGCGGTGGCACTGGTGGCGGCGGTGCTCACCGTCGAGGCGGCGCGACACCTCGCCACGGTCTGCGTGCTCTGGGGTGCCGCCGTGGCGCTGCGGCTGCTGCGCCGGGGGGAGCCGGCCGGCCGGCGGTGGGCGTTCGCCGGCATCGCCGCCGCCAGCGAGCTGCTCGGTGCATGGGTGTTGCTGGCCGCCGGTGGGGTGACGGTGCTGGAGGCGTACACCCTGCCGGCTGCGGCGCTCGCCCTCGGCGCGGGCCTGCTGGCGTTGCGGACCCGGCCGGGGCTGACCAGCTGGCCGGCCCTCGGCCCGGGGCTGGTCGCGGCGCTGCTGCCGAGCCTCGTGTCGGTGCTGACCGGGCCGGACCCGCAGCCGGTGCGGCGACTGCTCCTCGGCGCGGCGGCGCTGGGCGCGGTGCTGGCCGGGGCGACCCGCCGATGGCAGGCACCGGTGCTGCTCGGCGGCGGCGTGCTGACGCTGCTGGCGCTGCACGAGTTGGCCCGGGGATGGGATCTGCTGCCTCGGTGGATCTACCTCGGTGTCGGCGGGTTGGCGCTGGTCGGCCTCGCCGCCACCTACGAGCGGCGGCGGCGTGACGTGGCTCGACTGCGCGCCGCGGTGGGCCGGCTGGGCTGA
- the cutA gene encoding divalent-cation tolerance protein CutA: protein MDQICVVTTVVDARSVADVLAAAAVAGRLAACAQVGGQVDSTYWWRSGVETSTEWSVQFKTAPDRLSALVDQIRVSHPYEVPEILVSTVESGDPAYATWVHEHTRP, encoded by the coding sequence GTGGATCAGATCTGCGTGGTGACGACGGTGGTGGATGCGCGTTCGGTCGCCGACGTGCTGGCGGCTGCGGCCGTCGCCGGCAGGCTCGCCGCCTGCGCCCAGGTGGGTGGTCAGGTGGACAGCACCTACTGGTGGAGGTCCGGTGTGGAGACCAGCACCGAGTGGTCGGTGCAGTTCAAGACCGCACCCGACCGGCTCTCCGCGTTGGTGGACCAGATCCGGGTCAGTCATCCGTACGAGGTGCCGGAGATCCTGGTGTCCACTGTGGAGAGCGGCGACCCGGCGTACGCCACCTGGGTGCACGAGCACACCCGGCCCTGA